One stretch of Cedecea neteri DNA includes these proteins:
- a CDS encoding putative bifunctional diguanylate cyclase/phosphodiesterase, with protein sequence MKLRNPLSWKSTPVAGTLFAMVFMAGIGLIVSTLALLYLSLHLISSKTNEIDEHRSALSVQGAIQTSVNRVWALVIDNAVWDDAVNQVYRPVLDVNWLYNTWGAGYKINNLYDGVYVLDESFNILWGSFRGQRVAGRDISQLGKGFEALVHQNAQTLRDDKKIFAGITQTEYGVSFIGIGLIRPMLGRLQVRDATRRYLVIGRQINSGMLKELGNTFQIENLRLMPGPSTSASVPLNSTSGETLGYLSWRPRLPGAEAAQAASADIMRIAVLAAVLILVFIAISSLGLYKLARGEKQARTIALTDWLSHLPNRRALIERLETISKRGDTDEKSVVFIDLDGFKDVNDIYGHDIGDKLIVTIAHELRDRVPENGMLVRMGGDEFAMMLGGEHAGEHSSAFAGSVLDYLSQPIPVGESTIHISASIGIASGSLVDCSSSELFRRADIAMYHSKITGKGRTTYYDAALNNVRERRLIIENDIRAGLARDEFEVWYQPIIDARSQVMTGVEALVRWPRRPEGELFPDEFVTVAETSGLIYALGQFVLRRACRDLEPYEDLRLSVNISPAQFRDPEFEDKVARVLQDTQFSAQRLELEVTESYVLENPERALAAIRNLKSQGMAVALDDFGNGYSSIGYLRRFNFDTIKIDKSLAGLVDSDEQALALVSGTVRIASALGMAVTAEGVENEYQLKLLCLAGCDRLQGYYFSQPVPLDAVLSLRQRHQV encoded by the coding sequence ATGAAATTGCGTAATCCTCTTAGCTGGAAAAGTACGCCCGTTGCCGGAACCCTGTTTGCCATGGTTTTTATGGCAGGGATCGGGCTGATCGTTTCTACCCTCGCGCTACTCTACCTGTCACTTCACCTTATCAGCAGCAAAACCAATGAGATAGATGAACACCGCAGCGCGCTGTCGGTGCAGGGGGCAATTCAGACCTCGGTAAACCGCGTGTGGGCGTTGGTCATCGACAACGCCGTCTGGGATGACGCCGTGAATCAGGTTTATCGCCCGGTACTGGACGTGAACTGGCTGTATAACACCTGGGGCGCGGGCTATAAAATCAATAACCTTTATGACGGCGTTTACGTCCTGGATGAGAGCTTCAACATCCTCTGGGGTTCTTTTCGCGGCCAGCGAGTGGCGGGGCGGGATATCAGCCAGCTGGGTAAGGGTTTTGAAGCTCTGGTTCATCAGAATGCTCAAACGCTGAGGGACGATAAAAAGATTTTCGCCGGTATCACCCAGACAGAGTACGGCGTGTCGTTTATCGGCATTGGCCTGATTCGCCCGATGCTGGGGCGGCTTCAGGTGCGCGACGCCACGCGGCGTTATCTGGTGATTGGCCGCCAGATTAATAGCGGCATGCTTAAAGAGCTGGGTAACACGTTTCAGATTGAAAATCTGCGCTTAATGCCCGGCCCGTCGACGTCGGCCAGCGTACCGTTAAACAGTACGTCAGGCGAGACGCTGGGCTACCTGAGCTGGCGGCCAAGGCTGCCGGGCGCGGAGGCGGCACAAGCGGCGTCGGCCGACATTATGCGCATTGCCGTGCTTGCAGCAGTATTGATTCTGGTATTTATCGCCATCAGCAGCCTGGGGTTGTACAAGCTTGCTCGTGGCGAAAAGCAGGCCAGAACTATCGCGCTGACCGACTGGCTCAGCCATTTGCCTAACCGCCGGGCGTTGATCGAGCGGCTGGAAACCATCAGTAAGCGCGGTGATACCGATGAGAAAAGCGTGGTGTTTATCGATCTCGACGGCTTTAAGGACGTGAACGATATCTACGGGCACGACATTGGTGACAAGCTGATCGTCACCATTGCTCATGAGCTTCGCGACAGGGTGCCGGAAAACGGCATGCTGGTTCGTATGGGTGGAGATGAATTTGCCATGATGCTCGGCGGAGAGCACGCCGGGGAACACTCTTCGGCCTTTGCCGGGTCGGTGCTGGATTATCTTAGCCAGCCGATCCCCGTGGGGGAAAGCACCATCCACATCAGCGCCAGCATCGGTATTGCTTCCGGGTCGCTGGTGGACTGCAGCAGCTCTGAGCTTTTCCGTCGCGCCGATATCGCCATGTACCATTCTAAAATTACCGGTAAAGGGCGCACCACCTACTATGATGCGGCGCTAAACAACGTGCGCGAACGTCGGTTGATTATCGAAAATGATATCCGTGCGGGCCTTGCGCGGGATGAGTTTGAGGTCTGGTATCAACCCATTATTGATGCGCGTAGTCAGGTGATGACCGGCGTTGAAGCGCTGGTGCGCTGGCCACGTCGCCCGGAAGGCGAACTGTTCCCGGATGAGTTTGTCACCGTGGCCGAAACCAGCGGCCTGATTTACGCCCTGGGGCAGTTTGTGCTTCGTCGCGCGTGCCGGGATTTAGAACCTTATGAGGATTTACGGCTGTCGGTGAACATCTCTCCGGCGCAGTTCCGCGATCCGGAGTTTGAAGATAAGGTTGCCCGGGTATTGCAGGATACGCAGTTTTCGGCGCAGCGGCTGGAGCTTGAGGTCACCGAAAGCTACGTGCTGGAAAACCCGGAACGTGCGCTGGCGGCCATCCGTAATCTTAAATCTCAGGGGATGGCGGTGGCGCTCGACGACTTCGGCAACGGCTATTCGAGCATTGGCTATCTGCGCCGCTTTAATTTCGACACCATCAAAATAGACAAATCCCTGGCCGGGCTGGTGGACAGCGATGAGCAAGCGCTGGCGCTGGTCAGCGGCACGGTGCGCATTGCCAGCGCGCTGGGCATGGCGGTCACAGCAGAAGGGGTGGAAAACGAATATCAGCTTAAGCTGCTGTGCCTTGCGGGATGTGACCGGCTGCAGGGGTACTACTTTAGCCAGCCGGTGCCGCTGGACGCAGTATTATCGCTGCGTCAGCGGCATCAGGTATAA